The following coding sequences are from one Phenylobacterium glaciei window:
- a CDS encoding NADP-dependent isocitrate dehydrogenase produces the protein MAKIKVANPVVDIDGDEMTRIIWQWIKDKLILPNLDIDLAYYDLGMEHRDATDDKVTIESAEAILKYGVGIKCATITPDEARVEEFKLKKMWKSPNGTIRNILGGVVFREPIICKNVPRLIPGWTQPIIIGRHAFGDQYRATDFKVPGPGKMTIKWEGKDGQVIEHEVFDYPGAGVAMAMYNLDDSIRDFAHASFAYALQRTYPLYLSTKNTILKGYDGRFKDIFAEIFAAEYAAQFKEAGITYEHRLIDDMVASALKWSGGFIWACKNYDGDVQSDQVAQGFGSLGLMTSVLITPDGKTMEAEAAHGTVTRHFRQHQKGESTSTNSIASIFAWTRGLEHRAKLDGNPELDRFARTLERVCVETVESGSMTKDLALLVGDSQGWLTTEGFIDKVAVNLDKALAQPA, from the coding sequence ATGGCCAAGATCAAAGTCGCCAATCCTGTCGTCGATATCGATGGCGATGAGATGACCCGCATCATCTGGCAGTGGATCAAGGACAAGCTGATCCTGCCCAATCTCGATATCGACCTGGCCTATTACGACCTGGGCATGGAGCACCGCGACGCCACCGACGACAAGGTGACCATCGAGTCGGCCGAGGCGATCCTGAAGTACGGGGTCGGCATCAAGTGCGCCACCATCACCCCCGACGAGGCCCGGGTCGAAGAGTTCAAGCTGAAAAAGATGTGGAAGTCGCCCAACGGCACGATCCGCAACATCCTGGGCGGCGTCGTCTTCCGCGAGCCGATCATCTGCAAGAACGTGCCCCGGCTGATTCCCGGCTGGACCCAGCCGATCATCATCGGCCGCCACGCCTTTGGCGACCAATACCGCGCCACCGACTTCAAGGTGCCTGGCCCCGGCAAGATGACCATCAAGTGGGAAGGCAAGGACGGCCAGGTCATCGAGCACGAGGTGTTCGACTATCCCGGCGCCGGCGTGGCCATGGCCATGTACAACCTGGACGACTCGATCCGCGACTTCGCCCACGCGTCGTTCGCCTACGCCCTGCAGCGCACCTATCCGCTGTACCTGTCGACCAAGAACACGATCCTCAAGGGCTATGACGGCCGCTTCAAGGACATCTTCGCCGAGATCTTCGCCGCCGAGTACGCCGCGCAGTTCAAGGAAGCCGGCATCACCTATGAGCACCGGCTGATCGACGACATGGTGGCCTCGGCCCTGAAGTGGTCAGGCGGCTTCATCTGGGCCTGCAAGAACTACGACGGCGACGTGCAGTCCGACCAGGTCGCCCAGGGCTTCGGCTCGCTGGGCCTGATGACCTCGGTGCTGATCACCCCGGATGGCAAGACCATGGAGGCCGAGGCCGCCCACGGCACCGTCACCCGCCACTTCCGCCAGCACCAGAAGGGCGAAAGCACCTCGACCAACTCCATCGCCTCGATCTTCGCCTGGACGCGGGGTCTCGAACACCGCGCCAAGCTGGACGGCAACCCCGAGCTGGACCGCTTCGCCCGCACCCTGGAGCGCGTCTGCGTGGAGACCGTGGAAAGCGGCTCCATGACCAAGGACCTGGCGCTGCTGGTGGGCGACAGCCAGGGCTGGCTGACCACCGAGGGCTTCATCGACAAGGTCGCCGTGAACCTCGACAAGGCCCTGGCCCAACCGGCCTGA
- a CDS encoding chemotaxis protein CheB: MAKDFPIVCVGGSAGGLDAYIRLLQNLPADLGVAIVIVNHLRTVATRLHEILPRYTSMPVELISERLDVRPNCVFIIPEKRDLHVLNGEFRLKPISKPWGWPDVITVFLRSLTENWSGQLIAVIVSGYDGDGAAALCGIRDVGGITIAQKLDTAGQPDMPQSAIDSGCIDFVLSPEGIAMEIRRIADGDPTSLT; the protein is encoded by the coding sequence ATGGCTAAAGACTTCCCCATCGTTTGTGTCGGCGGCTCGGCCGGCGGTCTCGACGCCTATATCCGGCTGCTTCAAAATCTGCCGGCCGACCTGGGCGTCGCCATCGTCATCGTAAATCACCTGCGGACCGTGGCGACGCGGCTGCACGAGATCCTGCCGCGCTACACCTCCATGCCCGTGGAGCTGATTTCAGAGCGGTTGGACGTGCGCCCAAACTGCGTGTTCATCATTCCGGAAAAGCGTGATCTCCACGTTCTGAATGGCGAGTTCCGACTGAAGCCGATCTCGAAACCATGGGGTTGGCCCGATGTCATCACGGTCTTCCTGCGCTCGCTGACGGAGAACTGGAGCGGCCAGCTGATCGCGGTCATCGTCTCGGGCTATGACGGCGACGGGGCGGCCGCGTTGTGCGGCATAAGAGACGTCGGGGGGATCACGATCGCCCAGAAGCTCGATACGGCCGGTCAGCCTGACATGCCGCAGAGCGCCATCGACAGTGGCTGCATCGACTTCGTTCTGTCGCCCGAAGGGATCGCGATGGAAATCCGGCGGATCGCAGACGGGGACCCGACTTCGCTGACATGA
- a CDS encoding response regulator, with amino-acid sequence MADDAVGFRVLVVEDEPLIGMDIEDAVEGLGHEVIGPIAELDEALEVAANAALGCAILDINIRGGHSYPVADMLLKRGLPVLLLSGYGEQTLPKRLQKEARLSKPFTGAQLDKEIRELCARAVNSGP; translated from the coding sequence ATGGCAGACGACGCCGTAGGATTCAGGGTGCTCGTGGTCGAAGATGAACCTCTGATTGGAATGGACATCGAGGACGCGGTGGAAGGCCTTGGTCACGAAGTCATAGGTCCAATCGCCGAGCTTGACGAGGCGCTGGAGGTCGCGGCTAACGCGGCGCTTGGGTGCGCGATCCTCGACATCAACATCCGCGGCGGCCATTCCTATCCCGTGGCCGACATGCTTCTGAAGCGCGGTTTGCCGGTGTTGTTGCTGAGTGGCTATGGCGAGCAGACCTTGCCAAAGCGACTGCAGAAAGAGGCCCGCCTTTCGAAGCCCTTCACGGGCGCACAGCTGGACAAGGAAATACGCGAGCTATGCGCCAGGGCGGTAAATTCTGGTCCGTAG
- a CDS encoding CheR family methyltransferase yields the protein MAKPRSPPRVQAATNTSGGGPIDTGTGRAGHLIVGIGASAGGLDAFRSFFSEMPADSGMAFVLVQHLDPDYNSALAEILGECTAMPVVKAVDGTIAAPNTVAVIPQNAILKIEGGVLRVAPPETPTARQSSIDTFLVSLAEDQGENAVGIILSGFGSDGTIGVQAIKEGGGLTLSEAAFDHRAKFGMPQSATAGGFVDNVLQPQEMPARLLEYRDFQDNAAINDLSEGAGTGRAKYLMTICAVLNSRIGRDFSQYKSSTLMRRVHRRMQVLRVKDPRQYIGLLRSLPDEPELLFREILIGVTRFFRDAAMFEALAETALPDLIARGDPDQPLRVWVAGCATGEEAYSLAILFKEALAKAESPRQVTVFATDIDDRAITVARAGLYSDSIEADTTTERLEKHFVKEGQRYRVAKHIREMCVFSTHDLVKDPPFSKLDMVSCRNLLIYFEPALQQRVIATFHYGIKPDGLLWLGPSETLAASTRLFKVFDKRSRIFRRLDVAAEVPRSPSSLRMTKASSTKPPTEAEGIDAQAARMMAQYAPAYIVFDGQHEIQRFSGQVAKFMEPVSGGASLNLFRMLHAQLRSPVRSLVRKALEAQRPVQEHVTFEVAGQAQTINLIAEPMAEPVGGQRCLLLAFQELTPRVASDVTHQFHASSPASDTDHGDLIAAREKLQTITEELETANEELQSSNEEFQSVNEELHSTVEELETSKEELQSINEELQTVNAELNNRADSLVRSNSDLANLFDSTSIATLFLDNESCIRRFTPAITEIFNVREGDEGRPIGDFASRLAGSALTKDIATVLRDLGSLEREAESEDGASTYLMRVKPYRDLNNVIDGVVITLIDITERKRLERDRAHLAAIVASSQDAILSHDLDGKITSWNAGAEKIYGYTADEIIGQPMSTLLDDVQINEWPDNLVRLRRGELISDIDISRVTKGDRVIYVSLTISPMRDASGTIIGASAVARDIAQRKAAQERAEMLMAELDHRVKNILAVVSSVVTQTLKAGGSVEAARADIEGRIQAISRAHGLLTELGGVEGSLRELVATELRPYMQRSNVTMSGDDVVLSSRANLSLALAIHELATNSVKYGALSTEEGHLEVNWRVTGAKGKSELKIMWRETAGPPVAPPSRRGFGTKLIEISLARGLNAEVNREFLEAGVRCQISVPFSEDIGRIRSAVPLGT from the coding sequence ATGGCCAAGCCTAGATCACCTCCACGCGTCCAGGCTGCGACGAACACGTCGGGCGGCGGCCCAATCGACACCGGGACGGGGCGCGCGGGCCATCTGATCGTGGGCATCGGCGCGTCTGCCGGCGGTCTAGACGCCTTCCGGTCATTCTTTTCCGAGATGCCCGCCGATAGCGGCATGGCGTTCGTCCTGGTCCAGCATCTGGACCCCGACTACAACAGTGCGCTGGCCGAGATCCTTGGCGAATGCACCGCGATGCCCGTGGTGAAGGCCGTCGACGGAACCATAGCGGCTCCAAACACTGTCGCGGTCATCCCTCAGAACGCGATCCTGAAAATCGAGGGCGGCGTTCTGCGCGTCGCGCCACCTGAGACGCCGACCGCCCGGCAGTCCTCGATCGACACTTTCCTTGTGTCGTTGGCCGAGGACCAGGGTGAGAACGCCGTCGGGATCATTCTTTCGGGGTTCGGCAGCGACGGCACGATCGGGGTCCAAGCCATCAAGGAGGGCGGCGGGCTGACGCTCAGCGAGGCCGCCTTCGACCATCGCGCCAAGTTTGGCATGCCTCAGAGCGCGACCGCGGGCGGCTTTGTGGACAATGTGCTCCAACCCCAGGAGATGCCGGCGCGTTTGCTGGAATATCGCGACTTCCAGGACAATGCCGCAATCAATGACCTGTCTGAAGGGGCTGGAACAGGCCGGGCCAAATACCTGATGACGATCTGCGCCGTGCTCAACAGCCGGATCGGGCGAGACTTCAGTCAATACAAGTCCAGCACCCTGATGCGACGGGTCCACCGACGGATGCAGGTGCTTCGCGTCAAGGATCCCCGGCAATACATCGGGTTGCTGCGCTCATTGCCGGATGAACCCGAACTGCTGTTCCGGGAGATTCTGATCGGCGTAACGCGGTTTTTCCGCGACGCGGCGATGTTCGAGGCCCTGGCGGAGACCGCGTTGCCGGATTTGATCGCCAGGGGTGATCCGGACCAACCCCTGCGCGTGTGGGTGGCCGGCTGCGCGACCGGCGAGGAAGCCTATTCGCTCGCTATCCTGTTCAAAGAGGCGTTGGCGAAGGCCGAATCGCCACGACAGGTCACGGTCTTCGCGACCGATATCGATGACCGGGCGATTACGGTCGCCCGCGCCGGCCTCTACAGCGACTCCATAGAAGCCGACACCACGACGGAACGGCTCGAGAAACACTTCGTCAAGGAAGGGCAGCGCTACCGGGTCGCAAAACATATCCGCGAGATGTGCGTTTTCTCGACCCACGACCTCGTAAAGGACCCACCATTTTCGAAACTCGACATGGTGTCTTGCCGCAACCTTCTGATCTACTTCGAGCCGGCGTTGCAGCAACGCGTCATCGCAACCTTTCATTACGGAATCAAACCTGATGGTCTCCTGTGGCTCGGTCCATCCGAGACCCTTGCGGCGAGCACGCGGCTCTTCAAGGTGTTCGACAAGCGTAGTCGGATTTTCAGGCGGCTCGATGTGGCCGCTGAGGTTCCGCGATCCCCATCCAGTCTCCGAATGACGAAGGCGTCATCGACCAAGCCGCCCACCGAGGCCGAGGGCATCGACGCCCAGGCCGCCCGGATGATGGCGCAATATGCACCTGCCTATATCGTCTTCGACGGTCAGCACGAGATCCAGCGCTTCTCGGGTCAGGTCGCGAAGTTCATGGAGCCGGTCAGCGGCGGCGCCAGCCTCAATCTCTTTCGGATGCTGCACGCCCAACTGCGCTCGCCGGTCCGGTCACTTGTCCGAAAGGCGCTCGAAGCCCAGCGGCCGGTTCAGGAGCATGTGACCTTCGAGGTCGCGGGCCAGGCCCAGACAATAAATCTGATCGCCGAGCCCATGGCGGAGCCGGTCGGAGGGCAGCGATGTCTCCTGCTCGCCTTCCAGGAACTCACCCCACGCGTTGCGTCCGATGTCACCCATCAATTCCACGCCAGTTCCCCCGCCTCCGACACAGACCATGGCGATCTGATCGCCGCGCGGGAGAAGCTGCAGACCATCACCGAAGAGCTGGAAACAGCGAACGAGGAATTACAGAGCTCCAACGAGGAATTCCAATCGGTCAACGAAGAGCTTCATTCAACGGTTGAAGAGCTCGAGACCTCAAAGGAAGAACTGCAGTCGATCAATGAGGAGCTGCAAACCGTCAATGCGGAGCTGAACAACCGAGCCGACAGTCTCGTCCGGTCCAACAGCGATCTGGCCAATCTGTTCGATAGCACCTCGATCGCCACCCTCTTTCTCGACAATGAGTCGTGCATCCGCCGGTTCACGCCAGCGATCACTGAAATCTTCAACGTGCGGGAGGGCGACGAAGGTCGGCCGATCGGCGATTTCGCATCCCGCCTGGCCGGCTCGGCCTTGACCAAGGACATCGCCACCGTGCTGCGCGACCTCGGCTCCCTGGAGCGCGAGGCCGAGTCGGAGGATGGCGCGTCGACCTATCTGATGCGGGTGAAGCCCTACCGCGATCTCAACAACGTCATCGACGGCGTGGTCATCACGCTCATCGATATCACCGAGCGCAAGCGGCTCGAGCGCGACAGGGCCCATCTGGCGGCCATCGTCGCCTCGTCTCAAGACGCGATCCTCAGTCACGACCTCGACGGGAAGATCACCAGTTGGAACGCAGGTGCGGAGAAGATCTACGGCTACACCGCCGACGAAATCATCGGGCAACCAATGTCCACCTTGCTGGACGACGTTCAGATCAATGAATGGCCGGACAATCTGGTACGGCTGCGGCGCGGGGAACTGATCTCGGATATCGACATCAGCCGGGTGACCAAGGGCGACCGGGTGATCTACGTGTCGCTGACGATCTCCCCGATGCGTGATGCGTCGGGCACGATCATCGGAGCGTCAGCCGTAGCCCGCGATATCGCCCAGCGCAAAGCCGCCCAGGAGCGCGCCGAAATGCTGATGGCCGAACTGGATCATCGCGTAAAAAACATCCTGGCCGTCGTCTCTTCAGTGGTCACTCAAACGCTCAAAGCGGGCGGGAGCGTCGAGGCCGCGAGGGCCGACATCGAAGGTCGCATCCAGGCGATCTCGCGCGCCCATGGCCTATTGACCGAACTTGGCGGGGTCGAAGGTTCGCTGCGCGAACTCGTGGCGACGGAGCTACGGCCCTACATGCAGCGCTCGAACGTCACCATGTCGGGCGACGATGTGGTGCTGTCATCGAGAGCCAACCTGAGCCTGGCGTTGGCGATCCATGAGTTGGCGACGAATTCCGTCAAGTACGGCGCCCTTTCGACCGAGGAGGGGCATCTCGAAGTGAACTGGCGCGTTACGGGAGCCAAGGGGAAATCAGAGCTCAAAATCATGTGGCGAGAAACCGCCGGCCCGCCTGTTGCGCCCCCCTCCCGTCGAGGCTTCGGTACAAAGCTCATCGAGATCAGTCTGGCTCGAGGGCTCAATGCCGAAGTGAACCGTGAATTCCTCGAAGCCGGGGTTCGATGCCAGATTTCGGTGCCGTTTTCTGAGGACATTGGCCGCATCCGCTCCGCAGTTCCGTTGGGAACTTAG
- a CDS encoding transposase — translation MARRARMIFPGLAHHVTQRGNRREPIFFEDGDQQIYLDLLATQLKRYGVACWGYCLMPNHVHLILTPSDETGLPRAVGEAHRRYAAFVGARGGWTGHLFQGRFGSVAMDEAHLLAALRYVPLNPVRAGLVARAQDWPWSSAGAHLAGRDTPYVEVAPALSRVGDFAGLIAPADDIDPQWTAILRAELIGRPVGAKAWIEQLEAQSGRALSPQKRGPKPKGNKVGAAD, via the coding sequence ATGGCGCGTCGCGCACGCATGATCTTTCCGGGCCTCGCGCACCACGTGACGCAGCGGGGCAATCGCCGCGAGCCGATCTTCTTCGAGGACGGCGACCAGCAGATCTATCTCGACCTGCTGGCGACCCAGCTCAAGCGTTACGGCGTGGCCTGCTGGGGCTATTGCCTGATGCCCAATCACGTCCACCTGATCCTGACGCCGTCTGATGAGACCGGCCTGCCGCGCGCCGTGGGCGAGGCCCATCGCCGCTACGCCGCCTTTGTCGGCGCGCGCGGGGGATGGACCGGGCACCTGTTCCAGGGGCGGTTCGGCTCGGTGGCGATGGACGAGGCCCATCTGCTGGCGGCGTTGCGCTATGTCCCCCTCAACCCGGTGAGGGCGGGCCTGGTGGCGCGTGCGCAGGACTGGCCGTGGTCAAGCGCCGGCGCCCACCTGGCCGGCCGCGACACGCCCTATGTCGAGGTGGCGCCGGCCCTGTCGCGGGTTGGAGATTTCGCCGGGCTGATCGCGCCGGCCGACGACATTGATCCCCAGTGGACCGCCATCCTGCGGGCCGAACTCATCGGCCGCCCGGTCGGGGCCAAGGCCTGGATCGAGCAGCTGGAAGCCCAGTCCGGCCGCGCCCTGTCGCCGCAGAAGCGCGGCCCTAAGCCGAAGGGGAACAAGGTGGGTGCGGCGGATTAG
- a CDS encoding LysR substrate-binding domain-containing protein: protein MPSPYRALPPLNTLRTFEAVVRNQGFTRAGAELGLTQSAISRQIAQLEQSLGARLLIRDRTSIVLTTEGRTLLDGARAGLDSILLAAERIRARRRVGVLAIGAPASFAAWWLVPRLGRFAMRAPEVEVRLATVDDDPDLERLGLDAAIVLRDARQTARDDEIWLLSERVMPVCSPGFAQDRRLKTPADLSACRLIECEGSAPQPPEFGWGHWLSRLGIPEPTARWSRFGDASLAITAAIDGLGVALGRSPMIDAELAAGRLIKPFPDRISATPRQVYALKWRRPPSQSMAAFRDFLLDEACGCELAAGPCGLPRSDQDTQTTATLGGDRMALRALSSRA from the coding sequence ATGCCTTCCCCCTACCGCGCCCTGCCGCCGCTCAACACGCTCCGTACGTTCGAGGCGGTCGTCCGCAACCAGGGTTTTACGCGCGCCGGCGCGGAACTCGGTCTGACCCAGAGCGCGATCAGCCGCCAGATCGCTCAGCTTGAGCAGAGCCTGGGCGCTCGGCTGCTAATCCGAGATCGAACCAGCATCGTACTGACAACCGAGGGGCGCACCCTGCTGGACGGGGCGAGGGCTGGCCTGGACAGCATTCTGCTGGCCGCGGAGCGGATCCGCGCTCGGCGCCGCGTCGGCGTACTGGCGATTGGTGCGCCCGCGTCCTTCGCCGCGTGGTGGCTTGTGCCGCGTCTCGGCCGTTTCGCGATGCGGGCGCCGGAAGTCGAGGTGCGCTTGGCCACCGTGGATGATGATCCAGACCTTGAGCGACTGGGTCTCGACGCTGCAATCGTGCTCCGCGATGCTCGTCAGACAGCGCGGGATGACGAAATCTGGCTCCTGAGCGAACGGGTTATGCCGGTTTGTTCGCCTGGCTTCGCGCAGGACAGGCGACTCAAGACCCCGGCCGATTTGTCGGCGTGCCGATTGATCGAGTGCGAAGGGTCGGCGCCACAGCCTCCAGAGTTTGGTTGGGGCCACTGGCTGTCTCGCCTGGGGATCCCGGAACCGACGGCGCGCTGGTCCCGGTTTGGCGACGCGAGCCTTGCCATCACGGCAGCGATTGATGGCCTTGGTGTCGCCTTGGGGCGCTCGCCGATGATCGACGCCGAATTAGCGGCCGGACGGCTGATCAAGCCGTTCCCCGATAGGATCTCGGCGACGCCGCGTCAGGTCTACGCCCTGAAATGGCGTCGCCCGCCCTCTCAGAGCATGGCGGCGTTCCGCGACTTCCTGCTGGACGAGGCTTGCGGTTGCGAACTCGCGGCAGGCCCGTGCGGCCTACCCCGTTCCGATCAGGACACCCAAACCACTGCGACTCTCGGCGGAGACCGGATGGCGCTTCGGGCTCTATCAAGCAGAGCTTGA
- a CDS encoding VOC family protein, translating to MTDVAVLRVARPTDDIDALLPFYRDGLGLDLLYRFTDHEGFDGVMLGSEGAPYHFEFTRSQAHRAGRAPTADHLIVFYLPDDGRWRAAVARMKQVGFSPVAAFNPYWDGQGVTFEDSDGYRVVLQNGAWPT from the coding sequence ATGACAGACGTCGCCGTCCTGCGCGTGGCGCGCCCGACAGACGACATTGACGCGCTGTTGCCGTTCTATCGAGACGGCCTCGGGCTCGACTTGCTCTACCGGTTCACGGACCACGAGGGGTTTGATGGCGTGATGCTTGGAAGCGAAGGTGCGCCTTACCATTTCGAGTTCACACGATCGCAGGCGCATCGGGCAGGGAGAGCCCCAACCGCTGACCATCTCATCGTATTCTACCTGCCCGACGACGGCCGGTGGCGTGCGGCCGTGGCTAGAATGAAACAGGTCGGCTTCTCACCTGTCGCCGCCTTCAATCCCTATTGGGACGGGCAGGGTGTGACCTTCGAGGACTCCGATGGCTATCGCGTGGTTCTGCAGAACGGCGCCTGGCCGACTTGA
- the bla gene encoding class A beta-lactamase, whose product MRLPLILSLASLALSACGSGSPQTASETPRLNMPQLTTEVAQIAERARPGVLGVGVMNLESGESWDFNGERRFPMQSVFKAPLGAAVLAEVDAGRLKLDDPIILTEQELSPPKSPIADAYPGRRDYTVRELLVAAVGVSDNTAADVLMKKIGGPGAVTAWLVGKKVEEIRVDRYERQLQPDSVGMASFRPAWKGTQAYMTAFASVPPETRRKAVAAYLSDPQDTATPRGVLTFLDKLDDGELLSPASKKLLLEMMTETTTGQDRLKAGFPAGSRLAHKTGTARTDLGMNPAVNDVGIVTLPGGRRYAVAVFLSGSTLGDAANEKVVADVARAVTRGIR is encoded by the coding sequence ATGCGTCTCCCCCTGATCCTTTCGCTCGCCTCACTGGCCCTTTCCGCCTGTGGCTCGGGCTCGCCCCAGACGGCCTCGGAGACCCCGCGCCTGAACATGCCCCAGCTCACCACCGAGGTGGCGCAGATCGCCGAGCGGGCGCGGCCGGGCGTGCTGGGGGTGGGCGTGATGAACCTGGAGAGCGGCGAGAGCTGGGACTTCAACGGCGAGCGCCGCTTCCCCATGCAGAGCGTGTTCAAGGCGCCGTTGGGGGCCGCGGTCCTGGCCGAGGTGGACGCCGGCCGCCTGAAGCTGGACGATCCCATCATTCTCACCGAGCAGGAGCTGTCGCCCCCCAAGAGCCCCATCGCCGACGCCTATCCGGGCCGCCGCGACTACACCGTGCGCGAACTTCTGGTCGCCGCCGTCGGCGTCTCGGACAACACCGCCGCCGACGTGCTGATGAAGAAGATCGGCGGGCCGGGCGCGGTCACCGCCTGGCTGGTGGGCAAGAAGGTCGAGGAGATCCGCGTCGACCGCTATGAGCGCCAGCTGCAGCCCGACAGCGTCGGGATGGCCTCCTTCCGCCCCGCCTGGAAGGGCACGCAGGCCTATATGACGGCCTTCGCCAGCGTGCCGCCGGAGACCCGGCGCAAGGCCGTGGCCGCCTACCTCTCCGACCCGCAGGACACCGCCACCCCGCGCGGTGTCCTGACCTTCCTCGACAAGCTGGACGACGGTGAGCTGCTGTCGCCGGCCTCCAAGAAGCTGCTGCTGGAGATGATGACGGAGACCACCACAGGCCAGGACCGGCTGAAGGCGGGCTTCCCCGCGGGCTCGCGCCTGGCCCACAAGACCGGGACCGCGCGCACCGACTTGGGGATGAACCCGGCGGTCAACGACGTCGGCATCGTCACCCTGCCGGGCGGGCGGCGCTACGCGGTGGCGGTGTTCCTGTCGGGCTCGACCCTGGGCGACGCGGCCAACGAGAAGGTCGTGGCCGACGTCGCGCGCGCCGTGACGCGGGGTATTCGCTAG
- a CDS encoding RNA methyltransferase has translation MSTGSPPCIILNAPQLAQNIGAVARAMANFGLSDLRLVNPRDGWPQERAWSSASGAEWPLNAARVYDSVEAAIADLHLVYATTARPRELQLPILTPREAAGNLIAEVAEGRKVGLLFGGERAGLETADIALCQAVVTLPIDPRFRSLNLAQAVIILAYEWRMTQATGAPAIFRDAPPPAEAAAMQGLYDHFEQELEAAGFFHPPEKKPSMMQNLRSALGRARFSDQEVRTFRGVVTALSKGRGRALHKLAREKAKQDTE, from the coding sequence ATGTCCACAGGTTCCCCGCCCTGCATCATCCTCAATGCGCCGCAACTCGCCCAGAACATCGGGGCGGTCGCCCGCGCCATGGCCAATTTCGGCCTGTCCGACCTGCGCCTGGTCAATCCCCGCGACGGCTGGCCCCAGGAGCGGGCCTGGTCCTCGGCTTCGGGCGCCGAGTGGCCGCTGAACGCCGCCCGGGTCTATGACAGCGTCGAGGCGGCCATCGCCGACCTGCACCTGGTCTACGCGACGACGGCCCGGCCCCGTGAGCTGCAGCTGCCCATCCTCACCCCGCGCGAGGCGGCCGGGAACCTGATCGCCGAGGTGGCCGAGGGCCGCAAGGTGGGCCTGTTGTTCGGTGGCGAGCGGGCAGGGCTGGAGACCGCCGACATCGCGCTCTGCCAGGCGGTGGTCACCCTGCCCATCGATCCGCGCTTCCGGTCGCTGAACCTGGCCCAGGCGGTGATCATCCTGGCCTATGAGTGGCGCATGACCCAGGCGACCGGCGCGCCGGCCATTTTCCGCGACGCCCCGCCGCCCGCCGAGGCCGCCGCCATGCAGGGCCTCTACGACCACTTCGAGCAGGAGCTGGAGGCTGCGGGCTTCTTCCATCCGCCGGAGAAGAAGCCGTCGATGATGCAGAACCTGCGCTCGGCGCTCGGCCGCGCCCGGTTCTCCGACCAGGAGGTACGCACCTTCCGCGGCGTGGTCACCGCCCTATCTAAGGGCCGCGGCCGCGCCCTGCATAAGCTCGCCCGCGAGAAGGCCAAGCAAGACACGGAGTAG